The genomic region CCAAGCTTTACTCACGGGATGAGCTTGTTGACGGTGCAGAGCTCTGGAGGAGTCCTGGTGGCAACCTCCCCAACATACTCAAGCAGGAAGCCAAACAGTTTCTGATACACAGGGATTTTCAGATTACATGACACTAATTGAAATAGATATTTGTGATCTCGGACAATAATAAAGCGTACTTAAACGGGACTTTACCATCATCCATTCAATCAATCAATGGTCTGTCTGTACCGACCTGCAGCTTCAGCTTGTTGCCCACAGCCAGACTGGGGTGGTTGCATTTCTGCGTCCTGGACACTATGAGGCGCTGGATCTCCGGGGAATGGCCTTGCAGCAAGGCCTTCAGATCAGCATAGCTCTCTGGAgctgagacaggaggaggataaggataggaggaggaggaaagaggagaggaggaaaaccaTGTCAAACACAGCATATGCATGTCAaacgcaacccccccccccacacagaggGGGAGGCTGAAGTTCAGTTTGGGCCTGGGATCATCTGGAGGTCATGACATTCCTATACACAAGCTGGACAGGACCAGAGAAGGTCCGGGAGTTGTAGCACTGCACTGAAGCTCCAGAGATGGTCTCCTACCTGTGAAGGTGTATGGGAGCTCTGCCTTCGCTGCCTCCTGCTcggccttcctctcctcctcagtcagCTGACTCTGAGGCTGGGCGCCACATTCTTCActcatgtcctcctcctcctcctctctaccactTTCCTGCTCGGAGTCGAGGTCCGAGTGGCTGTCGTCTCCTCCactcgcctcctcctcctcctcctcctcctcctcctggtcttcctcctcaccaGACCCCTCTTCctggctgctctctccttcatcaccatcctctccctcatcctcggAACCTTGCTCGATGTTCAACTTCCCGTcctggagggagggcggggggtggggggaggggagagagagagacagagagagagagagagagagagagagagagagagagagagagagagagagagagagagagagagagagagagaggggacaaggTACACAATCATGAAATGTTCTGTGTATGCTATGCACCTGTTTATTAGGAGGGGAAAGCAGACAACATGAagaccaaaaataaataaaaacacaccATCGTGCTTCAACCTCCACACAGTATACGTCTAGATACCCATACCTGATAGGTCAGGGCCTTCTTGTCATCATGGTCCAGGATGAAGCCGTCGTTGAGGTCATCAGCTGACAGGTGTGTCTGGGTCTGGCTGGCCGCCCCTGCCGCCTctcccatcatcctcctcaGACGGTCCGCCTGCATCACACCACCCCAGGGACATGATCAGCACACACAAGTTCCATGACGGGacttcattatttatttatccccTCATCTTCCCTGTTTCATGAATGCTAAGCATGAGATAGCATAACAGCATCAAGCGTCATCCAGCTCATCCATGTCGGACATTTCCACACCTCCAGTTTCTGAAGTCTCTCGCGCTCCTCTCTGGCCACTTCTTCCGGGGTCTTCATCCTCTCAGAGGGCTGGGCCTTCATCTCGAAGCCCAGCTCACGCACCATCATGTCATACTCGTCCAGCTGGAGCGTGGAACGAGGtagggtggaaggagggagagagggagggagggagagagagaagacataaCAGGTGTGAGAATAAAAGACAAATGAGATGTCTGTGTGTCAATCCGTTATCAAATGCGAAAGATGAAGGCGTTTTGGAACGCGACACAGTGAGAGCTCCAGGTCTGTGTACTGACCTTgggcttctcctcccccctctcagggCGCTCTGCCATGGGGGTCTTGTGGGCCAGCAGTCCATGGATGCTCTTCCACTCCTGGTCCAGCTTCTCAGTCAGGACCTGGGCCTCCTCCTTctgggtctgtctctctctctaaggaacaacaacaacaacaacaacaacaacaacaacaacttcaAGAAACCCTGCAGAACTTTGAGAAGATTCCAGAATCACAAGAGTTCCGGAATGACCAGAACAAATCTCTCTTGTTTTGTCCAACATTTCATAACATTAAAACTATCCAGCCTCGGTAGATCGATCCAACACACTTTGATGACCGCATACAACCGCCATTTCTCATGTGAATCAACAGGAGTTACTTTGCAACACCGGTGTCTCCTCAGTGAAGATGGAGGACCACTGACTTACCTTGTCCTGTTTGGACTTAAGGATCATCTCCTCGATCAACTCCTGGCGGGACTTAGCCCTGTGGCTtcctccgtcctcctctccaggggtctTCTTTCTCAGCAGGCCCCCCCCTCCGCCGAAGTGGGAGGCGGTCAGCTCAGCTGTGTGGGGAACGAGGGAGACGCATCAATAACATCGTACGAAATGGGAACTTTCGCAATTCGGATTTCTACACTGGGGCTGACTCtgtattctttttttgtttgtttgtctggttTACATGGTTATTGACCCAACCGAATTTTAgcccaaaataaaataaatatatccaTCAATACCCCTCCACCTTTCCACCCTCCCTTTCTTGATCAGGAACTCACCAGAGAGCAGCCCCTTCTCGTCAGTCTCGCTGTCGCTGTCCACCAGGTCGTtcatcttctccatctctgccaGAGACTGGCCATAGTGAGTAAGCTCTTCATCCTCGTTCAGGTTGTACATGTCCTTCTTGTCGTGCGTGCGCTGACAGATCAAAGGAGAACAACGCCAGGTGAAGCAGCAAACAAAAGATTGTAGGGTTAGTAAGAGGGACACACTCATCAAAGGTGACCATGGGGATGAGGTCTACATCAAAACCGGTTTAAGCAAACCTACCTGTCTCTCCAGAGCAAACCTCTGTAAGATTTTGTCCTCGGGATCCATCTTGGTGTCATATTCTCCAAAGCGTCTGTCTATGAACTTGTTGGCCTTATCTTTCGTCTTGTACTCCTTCAGCAAGGTTTCTTTTCGCTGTGAAGAAGATCATGTATTAGTATCATGTTCCTATACATAAGAATCATATCTTTCTCACACATGTCCGTCCCCATCACCTTGTTGATGGCTTTGGACCTGGACACCCCTGGCAGCCCAACATCATGTTTGCTCTTCCTCCCGAGAATGTCGAACTTCTTCCTGTTGATCTTAACCTCGAAAGGGTTGTTCTTGATCTGCGAGGTCGTCTTGGTCTTGCGAACCTTATCCGCCACACTCCGATTCTTTGTTGGTTTCCCCATCTTGATGAACACAGGGCAGATGTTACCGATCGAAACAATATTTAACAGAATACATCTATGCTGTAATTTTAAAAGTTACTGTTACTAATTTAATGTAACATTAGCTAGCTGACTAATGAAAACAAAGCAGATTTGCTACCGCTAACGTTGACTAGCCACAATACACATCAAAACAATGATCGTTGAAATGGAGTTCAAATAGTCAACAATATTACCTTCAGTACAGAAGACTCTGGTTTTAAATATGAGAGGTTGAACACCTCTTTACAATATTATTTTGAGCTATTATCATTGACTTGGTCTTAATACACGTTGTTTCGTTGTAGACACCCTGCATGCCTGAATCTGAGGTCAAAGGGCAATCCGAAAGAAAACCGGATACAACGGGTTTTGTTACAGCGCCCACCACAGGCGAAACTCTTAAACGCAAATGAGTAGGCTATGCCTGCAGACGCTGACGACGTTCAGTCTTTTTTTTTCAAGTAttcctaaaaataataaaaatggtgacacacaaatacatattaTGGATTAAAAACAATCCATACTATAACACATCGAGTTTAACTTCCAATGAATCACAAGTACCAGCTGTCAAAGTTttgaaggtttttttttaattcatgGGACAAAAAATAAACACTCCATGACAAACAGATGGTAGTTCTCTATAGATGAATCTGAGACCCACTTTGCATGGTGAACAGTTCATAGAACACAAATCATCAGAGCTGCAAAGTTCAACACAAGTTAAGACGGCTCAACTGAAATCTGGACTACAGGGGGGCTTAGTATTGTTATTAGCACAATAtagcacaaaaaaaacaaaagtaaAAGACAACAAACGATAGAAGCTCAAAGCCTTTTAAAGCCATGCAATACGTCCTCCACCCAGGGTCATGTTCTCAGCTGGCTCTGTTCTGACACTGTCATTAAATACCAGGTTTGTGGTGGTCTAATAACCAAGCTTCACAGGAGAGATCAACATTGTTCCCAGTAGGCCTACTACAGCCTGTCAGACCACCTCTAACAGGTTTAGCTGTAGCGGTTCAGATCCCTCCTAAACGCTCCTCTCCTACTAGTCCATTGTGTCTTGAGTGTCGAGGGTCTTTTCTAGCGACAGACATTTGAAAAAAGGATCTCCACAGGAAAGTCCATGATGAACAGTGAGGAGTCGGGGTCGTTCATGCAGCATTGTAATGCATTTTAACAGTGAATGAATATTCCTTGCAGCTGTCCTAATGCTCCCTGTATCTACAGTGTCTGTAAGCGAGGGTGGAGACGGGAGGAGTTCAGGCAGTGGTCTGATTCACAGTGCTCTCACTCACAGCTAGTCACATCGGCTCAATTATGTAAAAAACTAACAAGGAGTTTTATTAGACTTAAAATAAAATCCTAAACTCTTATTGTTGGTCTGTCTCCTCAGAGAAGCCTAGGTTGATGAGGGGCCAAAGCAAGACAAGGAGACATTGtttttagaaaaacaacattctgGAAACATTCGGACACATTCCTCTTTGCCGTATGGAAATGCATAGGCTACTGGTTGACAATTGTGTGAGAGGAATCACAACGCTGACCTACGAACAGCTCAAATCTTAATCCCATAGTGACTGGGGTCACCTGGACCTGGGCTCTGAATCTGACATCTGAGGATGTCTCCTCAGAAGTCTAGGCAGTGCAGGATAACAAGCAACTCTGAAGCAGAGCTATGGGTTACTCCTCCTGATTAAACGGGAGTGTGGTTTGCTGTTTGCGTTTCTCTGCAGTAGCAGAGTGGCCTTCCTCTGACATGATTTGGCCCTCGATAAGAGAGCAGTGTAGATAGAACTAAGTCTGACTTAACATTTGACAACATGGAGTTCAGTTTGACCATTAGCCAACTGTACCTGCCATGGCACACAGCGCAGGGAAGCTAGAGGACTCCCCTGGAACACCACAGTTTCTGAATGGTTAGGATTCAGCTATGATGCTACTGTGACATCAAAGATTAGCACCCAGTAGTATGCAGTTTACTATGCAGTTTAGTATTTGAGAATTACCACAGATTAATGATGAGACAAAGGAGTACAGCTTCCTTTTTTTGCAgtccatttttcttttctttttttaaagacacTTTGATACATTTTGATACAATCCCATTACATTCTAGAGGTTAATCAGGTTTAGTAATATTCTTTATAAACAAGATAAAAATATGGGACATAATATAGCTGAAACTGCTTAAGCTGACATGGTAGGCTGTGGGTCTAAACAGGCAGCTCAGGACCACACAGCAGTGCTCACTCTTCACTGAAAGCCACTGGTAAAACCTTAAAGCAACTTGGACTCGTATACTGAATATAAAATTGGCACACACTAAAAGGTGAATGACAAGTTAAAAGCCGGACAAAACAAGATAAAAAAGCTGGAAAATCCAGGAGAGagtgattgtgtatgtgtgtatgtgtaggcgTGCGTGCCTCGctccggagagagagggagggaggacgaaaGCAACAAGGGGGAAGTGGCGTGATGTGGGATTAGGTTTCTGtcttcttcttgttcttcttcaGGAAGGAGGGCGTGCGgaacttcttcttctttttggaGGGTGATTTACTGGGAGACCCGTCGCTGCCCGCCTCGCCGACAGCGGCGGGGTCTTCGGGGGCATAGGCgggctcctccccctcaaccTGCTCTGCGGCGGCGGGCGTGGAGTCttctgtggggaggggggggggcgtcagaGGGGTCGTCCGGGGTGAGGTCAGGGAGGGTCTGTCTCATGGTGGCTGCGTCGCTCTCGTCCTTAAAGGTGTGATCAGGCTGGGActctgggggggaggaagaggaggggacgtAACACAGTCAGGTCAGACTGAAAACGGTTGATTCACAGGGCCTGAGGAGCTGAAAACATCCACTGCTGGAGAGGGTACTAGGACTTGTATTATGACTAGAACGAACACTAGAACGTGGGCTAATCACCCTCAACCCTCTCCGTCGACTAGAGAAAACACTTCTCACAGGCCAGCTAATAATCAGATTAGCTAAACTGTGTCAGCACTGAAGCGCAAACCAAGCTAACACCA from Osmerus mordax isolate fOsmMor3 chromosome 14, fOsmMor3.pri, whole genome shotgun sequence harbors:
- the nop14 gene encoding nucleolar protein 14; its protein translation is MGKPTKNRSVADKVRKTKTTSQIKNNPFEVKINRKKFDILGRKSKHDVGLPGVSRSKAINKRKETLLKEYKTKDKANKFIDRRFGEYDTKMDPEDKILQRFALERQRTHDKKDMYNLNEDEELTHYGQSLAEMEKMNDLVDSDSETDEKGLLSAELTASHFGGGGGLLRKKTPGEEDGGSHRAKSRQELIEEMILKSKQDKRERQTQKEEAQVLTEKLDQEWKSIHGLLAHKTPMAERPERGEEKPKLDEYDMMVRELGFEMKAQPSERMKTPEEVAREERERLQKLEADRLRRMMGEAAGAASQTQTHLSADDLNDGFILDHDDKKALTYQDGKLNIEQGSEDEGEDGDEGESSQEEGSGEEEDQEEEEEEEEEASGGDDSHSDLDSEQESGREEEEEDMSEECGAQPQSQLTEEERKAEQEAAKAELPYTFTAPESYADLKALLQGHSPEIQRLIVSRTQKCNHPSLAVGNKLKLQKLFGFLLEYVGEVATRTPPELCTVNKLIPQLYDLCQLFPDVACKAMQSTLGDSAHSMEEVLEVKGRAAFPRLDMLLYLKITALLFPTSDFRHPVTTPALLYISQALCKCPVTSLEDVTSGLVLCCLALEYVSFSKRFLPELMNFLLGTLHLAVPENSSTGYSVVPPFRQTGKCSDLLVLREPEACLPWSMKQLPLATIQPLHLASDQHADQHRLWCVSTCLDLLKRCCVIYRDLTSFSHVFQPIRTLLSKHLPVKSYPPPLQELHAEILEAISCAKTSHSVLVFEKKKPIPLKLFTPKIVEVLDYGKKRGNTKDEREHERLKHKYKKEFKGALREIRKDSRFLAQEKLSEIMSRDAERKKKVKELFGSLATQEGEWKALKRRKRK